One window of Ziziphus jujuba cultivar Dongzao chromosome 5, ASM3175591v1 genomic DNA carries:
- the LOC107421110 gene encoding uncharacterized protein LOC107421110 isoform X3, translating into MDLQHLIHHRHHHNHHHHHQQQQNPRYVPFSNPTRYPENPNFQNPRPPNHHHSNLCHHLVPPPPPAIPPPPPPPPPQSSSYHHPLPPPPPPPYNPSQSSKFAFSNNPNHNLPFEEHSRKLQHHRDFVVLANRASSSHRIPVDDDRPPPPHRHHQHQYHCYPEIRSDFWDQSRVVAENRPERPYTPLRGFEPDPHKLQFDHNKPVSPYRITEKFRHDLEGISRTRGEYDDGFEPKYREDILWGRDDENYYRGGGQFSSGGSDTSFRELGFVSDQVGLSRDLELNSGSNDGRYGLVYNDELFRSGNGDGVRENPRWGHDRKHNSWFERGSVENSVGDGAPVVYGKREYYGSELGRYSNRGSRDGSHEYNRTPRKQLQKKSALLRIQVAKPYRRSVESGQLHYSGYHDNSGSSSFRRKDHQHVYMSREMDDEEEEEEREGSPVELDVSFKSNALVAKAIMAPSSSSDVIDADLNLRNRKLTKDSVFDGDIVNSELTELSEDTVNFANSTSTSDKELMKSEVKVTSGVRSNCLNLKHSKDTVNLRGSTNVANTSTSDTELMKSEGKITSGIKNNRLNSEPTKLSEDAVNLHRSTHVANGTSTSNNELIKLEGKRSSGIKGTVLDKNVTRTDSGKPSSSKVVKKKKVVRKIVKSSMHPHSSMLRSQPRNKSNQPLTADSCVHSPSAALGTDKGVRSSSSPCPVVGKKVEEGSPMTMKVEESEIDVNSHLKCVNKIEKNGKSSTSALCSPSLEKGKIDEVPENADNSGLGLHAISKINKSLTKLLGVTSPDDIGCMVDVKQSCKAKETSVHENGLEKESSETLLHGGGNSNSSLLNSGEIKMHEDLINVCYTDNSTDTTLHVVNGEKLTKEENSTCDIGTIDVLSKQPCGLQVSTSCGNGISEEVSKVTFSAGSTAIIGLSSSGEGIMDADADASQHGRGSIYVSNSGCSNYEKNIIISDSQPIDCTARKPSQDVAIALPENDGTGKSPKCKISVGDIGLSSSGESIMDADTDASQHGRGSICVAGSGCSNYEENIIISDSRPIDCAAMKPSQDSAIVLPENGSTGKSPKHKISVGDIGLSSSGESITDADTGASQHGRGSVCVSGSGCSNHEENIIISDSQPMDCAARKPSQEGAIALPENGGTGKSPKHKISVGDIGLSSSGESIMDADTDASQHDRGSICVSGSGCSNCEENIAISDSQPIDCAVTKPSPDGGIALPENGATGKSPKCKISVGDIEGEAPIIKKKRTVGTWLDFSRTSDTDLEPASVSESATAVDKTLSLIFKNPSNEAEVSCVGSLDFGLRPCEDGNSPVDGYPEANYVPRSDVNNDFDKTPLQCRKRRKVSVSPLESSSLATSQINEQSGNASSSFVKAPLTGNVALTGQKKKIGTTSMDALCVTTNLMPCEKECTLLHGNKLIRESFDAVDAARSSFLDGNLKVEHQCFGSSILGESIIPSFQPLCPSGSERLQKKDDASVMPVNNHQIDDIKCEREEKLGVCASKEELINHDETAQCTVLSAFHPPDIDQRLPCTSTESDDSLVKDNLPADCSGVSASTCNDEPMEIVTDTLSDMSSPQTSFNVSDTPGLGGKVSFSQISNDSCRNDKNVEEKSVVDGGSDVSAQISLSQCSKSNVKLDHGSEVSGKMVPLPLKDTKSMSSGLNIVTGEYNGQKNQAGVTLTKIFPGHASSIYPMVKKTASSTQAKPRTWHRSANPSASSVTESNPFPRTASPNRQLPERDGKLQSSSYVRKGNSLVRKPSPVAPLPKGSHGFSSSVYRLNYVGIDELKKGTISDHRVDIGNPSHLSRTGGMNAYFDRPITSLLTNSIKLPNSTAILLGDCTSSLQSEPFSGCSEITSNPMRSSENNDTHNFAEDSLRTSEALENQNGQPNGFDNRTELNDGNLASSNMKRIVYVKHKSNQLVATSNSSDLSIPNADKIQPSSFDGYYKRRTNQLIRTSLEGQTRPTVVVPDDNLNSEVQEASKAISIRFGKRRSYKDVAKSSTTSKNSLVWTLCGTQSLKNHGGSVGHLKVFPHLFPWKRAAYWRSFIHSRNLFSKTSSLSVISRKLLLSRKRDAVYTRSSNGFSLRKSKVLSVGGSSLKWSKSIERRAKKVNEEATLAVAEVERKKREQNRENRAASPGSKNRNNSPRERIFRIGSVRYKMDPSRQTLQRISDDESSCSVSLHPDKEAKISYIPRRLVIGNDEYIRIGNGNQLIRNPKKRTRILASAKVRWSLHTARLRLARKRKYCQFFTRFGKCNKEDGKCPYIHDPSKVAVCTKFLNGLCFNTNCKLTHKVIPERMPDCSYFLQGLCTNQNCPYRHVNVNPKASTCEEFLRGYCADGNENISLI; encoded by the exons ATGGATCTACAGCATCTGATCCACCATCGTCACCACCataaccaccaccaccaccatcagcAGCAGCAGAATCCGAGGTACGTCCCTTTTTCCAATCCAACTCGCTACCCTGAAAATCCCAATTTCCAAAACCCTAGACCTCCCAATCACCACCACTCCAACCTCTGTCATCATCTGGTGCCGCCACCGCCTCCGGCTATTCCaccacctcctcctcctcctccaccacAGTCATCTTCATACCACCACCCTCTTCCTCCTCCACCCCCTCCTCCTTACAATCCCTCTCAATCCTCAAAATTCGCCTTTTCCAACAACCCTAATCACAACCTCCCTTTTGAAGAACACTCCAGAAAGCTGCAGCATCATCGCGATTTCGTCGTTCTGGCGAACCGTGCTTCTTCTTCTCACCGAATTCCCGTGGATGATGATCgtcctcctcctcctcatcGTCATCATCAACATCAATATCATTGTTATCCGGAAATCAGGTCTGATTTTTGGGATCAATCTAGAGTTGTAGCTGAGAATAGGCCGGAAAGGCCGTATACACCTCTGCGTGGTTTTGAGCCTGATCCACATAAACTTCAATTTGATCATAACAAACCCGTGTCGCCGTACAGAATAACTGAAAAATTTAGGCATGATTTGGAGGGCATATCTAGGACTAGAGGTGAGTATGATGATGGGTTTGAACCCAAGTATAGAGAAGATATCTTATGGGGCCGAGATGATGAGAATTATTATCGGGGCGGCGGTCAGTTTTCATCGGGTGGTTCTGATACATCTTTTCGTGAATTGGGATTTGTTTCTGATCAGGTTGGATTGTCGAGGGATTTGGAATTGAATTCCGGGAGCAATGATGGTAGATATGGTTTGGTCTATAATGATGAGCTATTCAGGAGTGGTAATGGTGATGGGGTTCGAGAAAATCCCAGATGGGGTCATGATAGGAAACATAACTCGTGGTTTGAGAGGGGAAGCGTTGAGAATAGTGTTGGTGATGGAGCTCCTGTAGTATATGGGAAGCGTGAGTATTATGGTTCAGAGTTAGGAAGATATAGTAATAGGGGAAGCAGGGATGGTAGTCATGAATACAATCGCACTCCTAGGAAGCAATTACAAAAGAAGAGTGCTTTGCTCAGAATCCAAGTGGCAAAGCCTTATCGAAGGAGTGTGGAGAGTGGACAGTTGCATTATTCTGGTTATCATGATAATTCCGGCTCTAGTTCTTTCAGACGTAAAGATCATCAGCATGTGTATATGAGCCGTGAgatggatgatgaagaagaagaagaagaaagagagggAAGCCCCGTAGAGCTTGATGTTTCTTTTAAATCCAATGCACTAGTAGCCAAGGCAATTATGGCACCTTCAAGTTCTTCTGATGTTATCGATGCAGATTTGAATTTGAGAAATAGGAAACTTACGAAGGATTCGGTATTTGATGGGGATATTGTGAATTCAGAGCTTACCGAACTTAGTGAAGATACTGTAAATTTTGCAAATAGTACCTCTACTTCTGACAAGGAATTGATGAAGTCAGAAGTGAAAGTTACTTCTGGAGTCAGGAGtaattgtttgaatttaaaGCACAGCAAAGATACTGTAAATTTGCGTGGCTCCACAAATGTTGCAAATACCTCAACTTCTGATACAGAATTGATGAAGTCAGAAGGGAAAATAACTTCTGGCATCAAGAATAATCGTTTGAATTCAGAGCCGACTAAACTAAGTGAAGATGCTGTAAATTTGCATAGGTCCACACATGTTGCAAATGGTACATCTACTTCTAACAATGAATTGATAAAGTTAGAAGGAAAACGTTCTTCTGGAATCAAGGGTACTGTTTTGGACAAAAATGTTACTAGAACTGATTCTGGTAAACCGTCTTCTTCAAAAGtagtgaagaagaaaaaagtggtGAGGAAAATAGTGAAAAGTTCCATGCATCCTCATTCATCCATGTTGAGATCACAGCCTAGAAATAAGTCTAATCAACCTCTGACAGCAGATAGCTGTGTCCATAGTCCATCTGCAGCCCTTGGGACTGACAAGGGGGTGAGATCCTCTTCAAGCCCTTGTCCAGTTGTAGGAAAAAAAGTGGAGGAAGGATCACCAATGACCATGAAAGTAGAGGAATCTGAAATTGATGTCAATTCTCATCTGAAATGTGTAAATAAGATTGAGAAAAATGGGAAGAGCTCAACTTCTGCCTTGTGTTCACCAAGtctggaaaaaggaaaaattgatGAGGTTCCTGAAAATGCAGATAATTCTGGCCTTGGTTTGCATGCCATATCAAAGATTAACAAGAGTTTAACCAAATTGTTGGGTGTAACTTCTCCTGATGACATTGGGTGCATGGTGGATGTCAAACAGTCTTGTAAGGCTAAAGAAACTTCAGTGCACGAGAATGGTTTAGAAAAAGAATCTTCAGAGACTTTATTGCATGGCGGAGGCAATTCTAATTCTAGTTTGTTAAATTCAGGGGAAATCAAAATGCATGAGGATCTTATAAATGTATGTTATACTGACAATAGTACCGATACCACCTTACATGTTGTCAATGGTGAAAAATTGACAAAAGAGGAAAATTCAACATGTGATATTGGGACCATTGATGTTTTGAGCAAGCAACCTTGTGGACTTCAGGTCTCTACGTCATGTGGAAATGGTATTTCAGAAGAGGTTTCAAAGGTTACTTTTTCAGCAGGAAGCACTGCAATTATTGGTTTGTCAAGTTCAGGGGAAGGCATCATGGATGCTGATGCAGATGCCTCCCAACATGGTAGAGGTTCCATCTATGTTTCTAATAGTGGCTGTAGTAACTATGAAAAGAATATTATCATTTCTGACAGTCAGCCTATAGATTGTACTGCCAGGAAACCATCTCAGGATGTTGCTATTGCATTACCTGAAAATGATGGCACCGGAAAATCTccaaaatgtaaaatttcaGTTGGAGATATTGGTTTGTCAAGTTCAGGGGAAAGCATCATGGATGCAGATACTGATGCGTCCCAGCATGGTAGAGGTTCAATCTGTGTTGCTGGCAGTGGCTGTAGTAACTATGAAGAGAATATTATCATTTCCGATAGTCGGCCTATAGATTGTGCTGCCATGAAACCATCTCAGGACAGTGCCATTGTGTTACCTGAAAATGGTAGTACAGGAAAATCTCCAAAACATAAAATTTCGGTTGGAGATATTGGTTTGTCAAGTTCAGGGGAAAGCATCACAGATGCTGATACAGGTGCCTCCCAGCATGGTAGAGGTTCCGTCTGTGTTTCTGGCAGTGGCTGTAGTAACCATGAGGAGAATATTATCATTTCTGACAGTCAGCCTATGGATTGTGCTGCCAGGAAACCATCTCAGGAAGGTGCCATTGCATTACCTGAAAATGGTGGCACAGGAAAATCTCCAAAACATAAAATTTCAGTTGGAGATATTGGTTTGTCAAGTTCAGGGGAAAGCATCATGGATGCAGATACAGATGCCTCTCAGCATGATAGAGGTTCAATCTGTGTTTCTGGCAGTGGCTGTAGTAACTGTGAAGAGAATATTGCCATTTCTGACAGTCAGCCTATAGATTGTGCTGTCACGAAACCATCTCCGGATGGTGGCATTGCATTACCTGAAAATGGTGCCACAGGAAAATCTccaaaatgtaaaatttcaGTCGGAGATATTGAGGGGGAAGCGcctataataaagaaaaagagaacagTTGGAACTTGGTTAGACTTTTCAAGGACATCTGACACTGATCTAGAGCCTGCAAGTGTTTCTGAATCTGCAACTGCTGTGGATAAGACATTaagtttaattttcaaaaacccTAGTAATGAAGCAGAAGTTTCTTGTGTTGGAAGCTTGGATTTTGGGTTACGGCCTTGTGAAGATGGAAACAGTCCAGTGGATGGGTATCCTGAGGCTAACTATGTACCTAGAAGCGACGTTAATAATGATTTTGATAAGACACCTCTCCAGTGCAGAAAAAGGAGGAAAGTCTCTGTTTCTCCTTTGGAATCATCCAGTCTGGCTACATCTCAGATCAATGAGCAATCTGGAAATGCATCCTCATCTTTTGTAAAAGCACCCTTAACTGGGAATGTTGCTTTGACGggacagaagaaaaaaattggcaCAACTAGTATGGATGCTTTGTGTGTTACTACTAATTTGATGCCCTGTGAAAAGGAGTGTACTCTCTTGCATGGTAATAAATTGATAAGAGAATCTTTTGATGCTGTGGATGCTGCTAGGAGCTCCTTTCTTGATGGTAATTTGAAAGTTGAGCACCAATGCTTTGGCTCTTCAATTCTTGGGGAGTCGATTATTCCTTCTTTTCAGCCACTTTGTCCATCAGGGTCAGAGAGGCTGCAGAAGAAAGATGATGCTTCCGTTATGCCTGTTAATAACCATCAGATTGATGATATAAAATGTGAAAGGGAAGAAAAATTGGGTGTTTGTGCTTCAAAAGAAGAATTGATTAATCATGATGAGACTGCTCAGTGCACAGTGCTTTCAGCTTTCCACCCTCCAGATATAGATCAAAGATTGCCCTGTACAAGTACAGAATCTGATGATTCTCTTGTGAAGGATAATTTGCCTGCTGATTGTAGTGGAGTCTCTGCTAGTACCTGCAATGATGAACCGATGGAGATTGTTACCGATACATTATCAGACATGAGTTCTCCACAAACCTCATTTAATGTGTCTGACACACCGGGGTTGGGTGGCAAAGTATCTTTTAGCCAAATATCGAATGACAGTTGTAGGAATGACAAAAATGTAGAGGAGAAGTCTGTGGTTGATGGTGGGTCTGATGTATCTGCACAAATATCACTCTCGCAGTGTTCTAAAAGCAATGTGAAGTTGGACCATGGATCTGAAGTCTCGGGGAAGATGGTTCCGTTGCCACTGAAAGACACTAAAAGTATGTCTTCTGGTCTGAATATTGTTACTGGTGAATATAATGGGCAGAAGAACCAGGCTGGTGTTACCCTTACTAAGATTTTTCCAGGTCATGCATCATCTATATATCCTATGGTAAAGAAGACAGCTTCGTCAACCCAGGCAAAGCCCCGAACTTGGCATAGAAGTGCTAATCCTTCTGCTTCTTCTGTTACTGAAAGCAATCCTTTCCCAAGGACTGCTTCCCCCAATAGGCAGTTACCAGAAAGAGATGGAAAGTTGCAAAGTTCTTCTTATGTTCGTAAAGGTAATAGCCTTGTTAGAAAACCTTCTCCAGTTGCTCCTCTACCCAAGGGCTCTCATGGTTTTAGCTCGTCTGTTTATCGGTTGAATTATGTGGGTATAGATGAACTTAAGAAGGGAACAATTTCTGACCATAGGGTTGATATTGGTAACCCATCACATCTTTCGAGAACAGGAGGAATGAATGCTTATTTTGATAGGCCCATAACATCTCTCTTAACCAACAGCATCAAATTGCCTAATAGTACTGCCATATTGTTGGGGGATTGTACATCATCATTACAGTCAGAGCCTTTTAGTGGTTGCTCTGAAATTACATCAAATCCTATGAGATCTTCTGAGAATAATGATACACATAACTTTGCTGAGGATTCATTGAGGACTTCTGAAGCGCTTGAAAATCAGAATGGTCAACCTAACGGTTTTGATAACCGGACTGAACTAAATGATGGGAATTTGGCATCTTCAAATATGAAGAGGATAGTTTATGTAAAGCACAAGTCAAATCAATTGGTTGCAACTTCAAATTCTTCTGACCTTTCTATTCCTAATGCTGATAAGATCCAACCCTCATCCTTTGATGGCTATTACAAGAGGAGAACAAACCAGTTGATTAGGACTTCTTTAGAAGGTCAAACCAGACCGACTGTTGTTGTTCCTGATGACAATTTGAACTCAGAGGTGCAAGAGGCTTCAAAGGCTATTTCTATCAGGTTTGGTAAGAGGCGATCATATAAGG ATGTTGCAAAGTCAAGTACAACTTCAAAAAACTCATTGGTGTGGACGCTATGTGGCACACAGTCATTAAAAAATCATGGTGGTTCTGTGGGTCATCTGAAAGTTTTTCCTCACCTGTTTCCTTGGAAGCGTGCAGCATACTGGAGAAGTTTTATTCACAGTCggaatttgttttctaaaactaGTTCCTTGTCAGTAATCAG TCGGAAATTGCTTCTATCAAGAAAGCGAGATGCAGTTTACACTAGGTCGAGCAATGGATTTTCACTGCGAAAGTCCAAGGTATTAAGTGTTGGTGGATCTAGTTTGAAGTGGTCAAAATCCATTGAAAGACGCGCAAAGAAAGTCAATGAG GAAGCTACCCTTGCTGTTGCTGAAGTGGAGAGGAAGAAAAGAGAACAGAATCGAGAGAATCGAGCCGCAAGTCCTGGGTCTAAGAATAGAAATAATTCTCCAA GGGAACGTATATTTCGTATTGGTTCTGTCCGGTACAAAATGGATCCATCAAGGCAGACACTTCAGAGGATTTCAG ATGATGAATCGTCATGCTCTGTCAGTCTCCATCCAGATAAGGAAGCAAAGATATCTTACATTCCAAGGAGATTAGTTATTGGCAATGATGA ATACATCCGGATTGGAAATGGTAACCAGCTTATTAGAAATCCCAAAAAACGAACTCGCATATTGGCAAGTGCGAAGGTCCGATGGAGTTTGCACACTGCCAGACTGCGCTTGGCTAGAAAGAGAAAGTACTGTCAGTTTTTTACAAGATTTGGAAAATGTAATAAAGAAGATGGGAAATGTCCCTACATTCATGATCCATCTAAAGTTGCAGTATGCACAAAGTTTCTGAATGGTTTATGCTTCAACACCAATTGCAAATTAACCCATAAG GTAATTCCAGAAAGAATGCCGGACTGTTCTTACTTTTTGCAAG GTTTATGCACCAATCAAAATTGTCCTTACAGGCATGTGAATGTGAATCCAAAGGCATCTACTTGTGAAGAATTTCTTAGGGGCTACTGTGCCGATGGCAATGAG AATATCTCTCTGATCTGA